The DNA sequence taaattaaggttAGAGTGAGTTCGAGTGAGAAATGAGAACGATAGGAGAGTGACTTTTATAGATTAgagatatgaaatataattatcaagtaaaataattatttttatttaagcaagtgcattaatttgaaataatatttctaataatcgCAATGGAATCCATCATTTTGTCTTACATATCTAAGACTACTAAATCTATGATAAGTTTTCAGTATTATTTTCATCACTGGCAAGTTGTTGAAGGAATGTTATGAGATACTTTATGGTAGGACTTGTATCAAGagccgatataaaaaaaaaaaaagttttattataaatgcgtttTAGTTAAGaccgttatataatatatattcaaattaattgtagTGTTATAAACTAaaagttagtatatttaaattcaaacatgTATTTTTCAActcaaattttttttagtattttttcaataattataaattctgtCTGTAATACTGTACGAATATGTTCCTGAGATCagatcaaatatttaaacacaccactatatttattataaacccactcatattatgtatgtacatactaatatttttatactaaatggCAGTGGTCTTGGTAATAGTTATACACACCAAAAGGATcaaatattatgagtttaacTATTGTTATATGTCAATAAACGAAAAGAGCTACCTACCATCTTAATGGTACCACACCAATAGCCAGTCTGACTGTCACAGGGGTTACGATACTTCCCCGATTGTATTCCTCACTAAAATCAATCGACTTCAGATAAATGGTTACTAAgggcaattctactaatttattatagttacttTCCCAGTAATTTACGATGCGGTGAAAATTTCTTTGTGGAATTGTCCCGTTTGATAAAACATTGCACACAATACATTCTGCTTTGCTTAAAATGTATCGACGAAATTTTAACACATTGATTGGTCTGGCAACATTAGTCACTTAAAGAATATCTGTGTCTAGATGCAAGcaagagattaaaaaaaaaacttatttattcttggaatgtaattatgttaatattatctattttcacTACTATtcagtgtaaataaaattttatctttgaaattaGGGCAAAAAACGCGGGAATCTTGTGaattttagtttcttttttaaattattttataaaaaagataacattttaaaagtctTACGGCAGTGGTCATTGTGAATAAACATTATgtgataaatcatttatatttactgtagaagataatgcaattaaattaaaaataaaaccgtcATAGATTAATCCTTTTTATAGTTTGTTGTTTATGTCACAAGAtagtataatttcaaaatcaaagtaaGCCCAGTtactatattcaatatatacgTTTATCTTACGCTTAGTACACCACTAAGCATAATTCTGAAGGTACCATTGGCTACTGCCAGATACAATgaatgtgttccggtttgaaggttgatcTCGCGTTAGTGTGATGTCTCATACCGCGCCAACGTCTTCACAGAGTAATCtttcagattattattattgaaccgAATACTGCTCTTCATAaactaatcattatttaatgtaGTAACCGGGCTGGTGATGAACTATTCTGATGTAACATTTGTTTTGCAAAGACCATAAATATATCTAGATTGAATCATTAGAAAATCtacactgatattataaatgcgaaagtaactgaaatGAAGCAAGAATTTAAATCCAAGGCAGGTAATGGCTAAACGCGAGTGGAGACGCGAACGACAACTagtgcaatatattatttaatagaggaAGTAAAATTGTGGAAGTCcgctaatatttttttggggCGTCTTAAATTCATTACATCTATCACGTCATAATATACCAATGAGAaacttaaataatcaaatttgaaCTAACCAATAAACACACGGTATTCTATGTGTGTTCAGTATTCCattctcaaaaataaaataaaatcacaattcattaaaattaataaaacattcagaTCATATAAATGCGACGAAGTTCCTTATTTGAActcgttaatataaattataataaccgaTATTTTTCTGGAACTATATCCAATTAAGGTCTATTTATCTAATAGACTAAAATCGCTTCAGTCTTAAATACAATGGCACAGGATCAATGCCGGtaaaataaacactattttAATCCTTATTACCGTGACTTAAGGTCCATTACGCAATTGAGCCATGGAGTATTATATGTGGACGCAGATTAAACAGCGCACTAACCTTATAGTGTTAATCAagcgattatttataattaaaattataacaacacTTATATAACACCTTCACTTTCGCCAAAGTAACATTACTAATCAATTTCGTTAAGCGGGTGGTCAGTTAAATACATCTATCTCTCTCATTCATCAACGATTTGACAttcaaaagaagaagacagaGAATCGTGTAACCGATCACCCCTTAAAGAATAAACGTTCGGAATACAACAGTCAGTCGAGTAACGCTCAAACAACACTGGTTATATCGACACTGAAAGCACTGGATAGTTTTGGAAAGGCCCAGTCCGTCCGGCCGGTAACGAGTCTACATGTGCAGCGCAGCGGGCGCCGTGCGCGGCGGTGCGGGTTCGAGTCCCGGCTACAGCAGCGCACGCCGGCACTCGTCCCTATAAGCGCCCGCTGCACCCCTATTTCATGTTTGCCACCTAGAAAAAGAAATTACCTATTTCGTTTTCCTTTTTGTTATGATTATATGCCTTTTAGTATCTTTACTGAAATGACTCTACTGCGTCATAGTGACGTCAtctcagtaaaaaatatatatatatactctaccCATAACCACGCCTAAAACTAACTTATCAATATTTGATCTCTATAAAATCATTAGAGCCGCATCAAAATCGGAACACGTCTAAAGcgatttctattatatacattgtaattacataactatcttaatacataatattatgatccAATTACAtaggtaatttatatattctacgcTTTTTATATGCTAAGTAAAATCAGTCATTGTATCGATAGTTAAAGAGTCGATATCGATAGAATATGAACAAATTCAAAGACAAAACTAtcttagagatttttttttttttaagttctgaTATTCTGAGTTGTAATTAGTAAAGGACATAGGGACACTCCTGACGGGACTGTCGATTTTCAGACTTTCTATTGCTAGTGAGAATTTCTTTCcatctatttgtttttttattaaacagacagacagagtacaCAACGCTTTTGTCtgcgtgtgtttttttttgcaagCAGATTGGATTTAGATCATAACACATCAAAGACTTTAATCCCGTATCGTAGCCAATGACTTATTTTCacgtatgtaaaaaaaaattgttttgcttACGCTACCCAACCATTTTATAGTAACTGCAATGACGTCACAATATGAGCAAAGGCGATGTGTCGTCCgccaaatgtaattttttatcttttacaaaGATTAAACCAGATCCCAAAAAGCCGTTCAACCAAGCGTGCCCGAAGTTAGTACTACGTGCAAACATGTCACGCTAATACTTTAGTTTGTGTTCACTCTTATAAACAGTTAAACATCTTCTAGGGTATTCAGAATCCAGTCGAAGGAGTTATTACATAACATCGGTAAGCAATTTGATTGTTCAAATagctgtaattaattttaaaatcatttattatgtagTTCAAGTACGGCTGACTCGAACCACATTATCATACGTATAAAATGTTCATTAGGTAGGTTTTCTACCTACCTTATGAACATGCAGAATAGAGTCTACTCTGAATCTCTCGTTAGTTACAActacatttgaaatataatatctctTTGCTTATATTTTGTAGCAATTCTATTGAAATCGACTTCATACTAGTTTATTACACTATTATGTAGATGGCAAACGTTGACTACAATACACAATGATTTTTGGTTACACATTcacttaaaactatttacttaTCTATAATGTTATATCATAAGTATAAACTAGGATGAACCCCCAACCCCCTCTCCCTCCCCGGTTAAAGGTGAGACTGACAGCCACTGAACCACCGATtgcaatcatttttaatatccgGCCACTGTTCCTGTGCGATTTGTGATCGAATGTTTTCCTTAcgaataatatgatttaaaaaagaaaccgGTCTTAGTTAACATTGATATATCTCTTTCTATCGacattattttgacatttgCAAGAGGAAGACAGCACTGTTTTACTAAACACCTCCTAAATGATGAacactttttattattgtattgttttagtaATGACGAAAATTGATAGATGTCAGGAAAGCGTTACATCAGCGGCCGAACTTCACAAtcctttataaaatactttgacCAGATGTGTCCATAAACGAgaagaaacaaaacaaattaatttcgaattaagaaactatttaattttttttttcgtaaggTAAAGAAATTTATCAAGTGAAATtatagttacataaaaatattattattttgccttAAATGTCTTGTGGATGATGACGTATATGCACATaggtattaatattactttaatacctATGTGCATATACGgcacattataattatgtaaaatttaatatgaaaattgcaatataattaaaaaaagaaactcgattttttatcaaatacttGTATTCTATTcgagtaaactttacaataaagcctTTTTTAACGTCAATACTCCAAGTCTTCCGCCATTTTGAAGAATTCCGTCTAGACGATAATGAGTAATAtcaatttttagttatatacagATTTTCGTTTATGAACACTGGGTGTTTTATTCGTAATTATAATGgaattttggtatattttatatgtttagatatcaaactatctttaaataattttggctATTCAGTCTTAGCGATACATTTTAAAGAtacgttcattttttttttttttacaaacaatcAATATGTCGATTAGCGATATGTAGTATATGTCACACAAATTTCCATATATGTctcgttttaaatattgcacataaatgtttttagataaatggtccttcgagccggattttataaattatattaattttacattatagttAGACATAAGTATCTTACATAAGTAAGAGTGAAAGTTGTTAGTGGAAaagctgtttttattaaatgcacagattaaaaataatatcggaatttaaaagtatatagatTGTCATGTTTCTTCTtagtaatagattttttttccaaatatttaaTAGCTCTCGTTAACAATCCAAGTAAGCAGTTTACAGATAAACTTTAGTATCAAATTTTACAAGGTCTTTACacatatataagttaaaaaataatcttaagttATGACTTAGAATTAATTATCTATGTCGATGATGCTGCGGGGTGCACTTAGCTACGTTTTCGTACCTGGCTTTCTGCAATTCAATTTGTCCCTCCAGAGTCTTAGCGAGGTATATGACGAAGAGTTGTGAGAGAGCGACTCCCAGGGCTGCTGAGGCGATGGTGTACAGGTTCCTCTCCGCCCAGGATCGGACGATTTCTATACATCCACTTGTCCAAACACGTTTGCTGGCTTCGGCGACCTGAAATGATCCAACATTAATTGTTTAAGTTTTATGAACTATACAAGCTATCCGTCCCGTCTTCACGCGGCTACAATAAGAGTTTACTCTATATTTTAGATTCAAAAACAAGCATAAAAAGGAACAAGTTAATTATTTCGGGTTTTCTTcactataatatctaatatatatattacacttaaaatccgttgcgtagttttaatgATCTAACCGTACACACGTCGGTAACTTCTTTTTATGCAATGTAGAAATAGAGATGGAGATAGAGAACCATGATCTTTAATACGAgtgcattattaaaaatctattacacTATTTCTACTACCACTAACATTACAtctacttaattaatattgccATTTTGAAAATGTGGTTGTTCTTCCATGCAGCACTAAAGCAACATATTTgatttttgacattaaaaaattgttCTACTGAATTGAAACCTGCGCGTGCGATTAGAGTTCAGTTTAAAAAATGATGATGtagaaccgatggtagctttacataaAATCCTGTAAAATAGCGATTAAAAAGTGCTCATAAAAACCTacttaatttcttttttgtttttacttgacGCAAAAACGTTTCACTTCTGTCACGTGTATGATTTATTTAGACATCACTTTAATGCTTATGTTACAGAGAGTATCGTTACGTGTTTGACTTTACTTAGACACAAGTGACGTCACCAACTTAACTAATTTTCCACTCAAATATACTTTAGAACGAGATAGTATTCCGTGTTAGAATGGAATGGTGATTAATCAGTCCGCCAGTAGCTTGTAGGGGTTTGATTACATCGTTTGAATCATCAAAGGCTATCTGGTCCTCTTTAACCGGATATCATTATTTGAGttgaacatataaaatatagctaTCCTTTTTTAACTCACGGGAAAGTTCTGTACGCCATAACCACACATAATGTTCACGAGACCCGAACTAATATCTGTGGCGTTGATGCAACAGGAAAACGGTACTCCACAACGTTCCACGGACGGCGATGAGCAGTTGAAGTACTCGTTCTTGGACCAGTCCATGTAGCCGTCAGACGTCAGTCCGCAGCAATGAAACTGAAATTTAATAACggatttaaaatgataatctaTATATGGATAGGCAGACGAAACATTTAATACCATTTTTTCCTGTTTTTCAACTCCTTGTTTTGGTtggtattaaaagtattatcaattaacaaaaattgATAGAAGTTACCAAAAACTGGAAATTTTGCTTTTGATTTGGAATTTCGATACCTGAGCGAACACTAGTCATTAAGCACAGTCATGGAGATCTTGGTGCACTTATTGGAAACCAGACAGTTTCGCTCGTATGTGTCGAACATCTCGACTCTGCCGAAGCACACCACCCTCGCGACGTCTGACGTAATAGCTGGTGGGAGCCAACGTCCACTCGGGGCACTTTCGTTTCAATTTTCTTCTGGATgcaatatataaatcttctgtatATGTCTATGTAACTGAACTCCTAAGCGGTTGGACTGAttctgatgttttttttaatatgtatttgaataGATGGTTTAGTTTGGTACCGGTACGTGGCGCAGCGATcgcgtattaaataaaattattattccagaCGAAGTCAAAGGCGAAGGCTTGTTTATTTGTGatacacaaaaaatacttaCGTCACTTTGAGCGAAATCAATAAAGTTCTGCAAATCTGGGTCATCCCTATACGCATGCACGACACGTTCAGTGAAGCTCAGTTCAAGGAGACCGTGCAACGAACGGGGGAAGACGAAACCGCAGACTGCCCCTCCCATTTCCACCAGGAATAGTATGAGCAGACAGAGGGAATACtggaaaaacaaatatatctcttttaaagtaattaaattatactttagatCCACCAAGCTTTTCCAATGCACATTGTGACAGATTCAAGTAACAcgttcaggtttcctcacgatgttttccgtcactACTGACctcgagatgaataataaacagcCATTCATTACCTAAGGGCGGTACTTCACTGGTACTAAAAGGTGGAaaccttcaaacaggaacacaacaatactaagtatagcttGATGATGCCTGAAGGTAAAATGtgttaaataacaatgttttttcataaattaacagCCTCTAAGTCCCATTGGTGGAGTAAGGTTCCTCCGTTTTTTGCAGTTGATTTTAGGACGCTAAACGAAATAGAGTTGGTACACTCGTAGATGACGGCTGATTTcttcgaaattagacacatgcaggtttcctgacgatgtttcccttcaccagCTCGAACTAATAAGTACAAGAAATCCAGTGGCGCTGGCCCGGGTACCCACTGAAACCCttaatcatcggttgagatgcacgcatTGTGCCCACTGGGCCATAACTTCGGTCACGGCACAGCTGCGTTTTATAGTTACCGAGTGTATGTGCACTCTCTATATCAATCACTCATATAATCCTTAGTCCGGCGAGTTGCAACTAAACTTACTCTACTGACCTATCACTTCACGTGCTTCCCGGGGGAAGGCAGTGTAAACATTGTCAATTCGGAAAGATCAGACTACTgggaattatttattgatcCGACTAGGAGGCGGTTTAAGCCCTAGCTCGGGCTTTGCATTCTTTTgcgaattataatttcatttcgaCTAGCTTACAATACTTCTCAAGAGCGAGTACTCTTACTCACTCAAAAGTGGTAACAATGAGTACTCTTGAAAAGtacttgtaaatttttataattcatgtcatcCATCCTGGTTGATTCATGACATCCTAGttgcatattatatttgaaatttgcgACACCTGTAAATACGTGAGTTTCCtgagtattgttatttattaaattatatttccttttaataaataacaattatactactTGCTTATGTTATGGGGCAAACGTGCAGGAGGTTCACCGggtggaaagtgattaccaccgcccatggacatctgcaacaccaggggggttgcaggtgcgttgccggccttttttTTATCCCTTTGTATTATTAGCACCACAGATTCAGCGTTCACCGAAGATTTAACCGGAAAAGACCGGCGTGGTACTATGATGTCTTTAAGTTTGTgcaaatagacaaaaaatacgCTTATCGAATAAACGAATCATACATCGGTGATCAAAGACATAGAtccgtttatatatttaagaatagaaAAGAACTAAGAGAATTGAATACGAACGAAATGTTAACCTACAAATTTCAAGAGGCACGTGTTCTCCCGCAACGCTCCAATGCATCCAGCGAAGCTCACGATGAATACCACGCCACCGAGTAACGCGATCAGCAGGCTTATGTTCAGCATCACATCGTACACTGTGTCCAGCTGTAAAAACAATCATACAAGTCATAAGAGAAGCGAAGAAGATACATACATCAACGGAAAATCATAGTTTTAGTATGACTGACTTTATGTCATCGGTTTGGGGTTCGCGGGGACGTGTGACGTTAATGTTGTATTTGCTTAATCCTAACTTCGCGAGTTTGAGTTGTTTGAGTTTACGCCCAATGTGAATTGTTAGGTTCTCAACAAAAGCTTTACTATTGGTGGGGGGGGGGTTATATTATAAGTGCTATTATACATTTAGCGAGACAACCAGTTTATACGAAGGTCCTTTCGCCATGCATTATTGTGTTTTCAATAAAAGGCAAAATGACATTTgagaataacaaaataaaaagtcaaaaaGAATAAGATACagtcataaattatttcttttttttttaagtatgaaaATACCTTTTTCACATATGATAGCAAAGATGTATTGGCGTCCAAAGTATTTCTACACATTTAATGCTCTAAAGGCCTAAATCTCATTTGAATTAAAAGGCAATGACACTTTACCTGCTAATAATCTATCACAGAtttggatatattataatatattagatataaaagGACCTAAGCGACGTGTGAAGTTGACGCCATGCACCGACTTAGTTACTGCAGTTTACATTAAATTGcgaatttatgaattacgttaaaaacataaaaatgtcacACTGTACCATTATcaatcgtaaaaataaatatttttttaataggtatttcCAAAGATAACcgtcacaatttattttatctgacgGATGACCTCTACCCCACTGacatttttggaacgaagtttccGCGACTTACAGTAGACCGAGCCGGCAGAAACGAGCATACACGACCTTTcctattttgttgttgttgttaatcACGTGGGATTTATAacaacaatgtattttttttttcatataattactctgcattgttattaatatactatctgaacctgcggctttaacGGAGCGAATttgtaaaacacaaacttccgacccccgttttacccccctTAGGGGTgcagtttcgtaaaatccttaGTCTACACCCTAGAAAGATCCTACCTGCAAGTTTCTAGGTGTTATATTTTCTGAGTTATAGTGATTAATCAGTGATtagtatttcgcttatatatattacatacatacattatattacattgtgtctattatataataaatacataatacacaaCAATAGTAACAATAGTAATTCAATTCTTTGTTTAATGGCTTTAAATTGTGCCGAAAGAGcgcagattatttcgccaatatcAAGTAGGAGTCTTGTATAATTcgcctttattttttttttgaaggtACAATTTTCTGGATTATTTATGACTGTACAAGTGTCCATTGACCTCTAAGGATAACTTATTCATTGATTCGTTATGCGAACCAGTTGTTTTCGTCGAAGTTTAAATTCAGATTtccatattatttgtaaaataattacaataattaaaaaaatgatcgtTTATAAATACTAACAAAAAATGTTCGCTTCGACATTCAGgcttactataaataaaaactttaaagacctttttttgtaaataaaaatgtaatgaccAAGTGTAATTCGAATTCCGTTCTGCACACCACTAAACGGTTCGCGTGACGTCATCACATCAAGGAAAGTTATACGCtccgtttttatattatttaatgacgaAAATATTCATCCTTTTCCAAATATTAtactaacaattataatatattatgtatataaaatattagttgtcACCGCGGCTTTGAACTCGTTTAGGGGGTcgttaggtgttaggcataaaaagtggCCTATATCATTCCTTGAATTTAAAGCCTGCTTCaaaccaaatttcgtcaaatccGACTCAGTAGTTCGGCTGTGAAAGAATATAACAGACAGTgctactttcgcttttatataatactagttgtcgtacgcggcttcgctcgcgttttaggggattggttgtcatgtgttaggcaaaaaagtaacccatgtccttccttggagttcaagtttgcttcatatccAACTTCACCAATTtttggttcattggtttggcagtgaaagagtggcagacagacagacagagttacttccacatatataatattaagaatagatAGTATAGATAACTGAACCTACGGCTTTAACCGCGcggaatttataaaactttacttatagcacacaaaccgtcaccccctATTTTACCCACTCGAGGGGTGAATTCAAAAAGTCCAAAATCCATCTAAATCCGATCTTATTATTTTCGTTTGtaatattccatataaaattgtggtaattttaattattgacgtcATAACAAAACGACGTATCGCACTACCggaaatttgtattcgcttttgttgatTCACTATAATATTCCGTGCGCTCTATCTGccgtttgttttataatctgagttgTAAACACTTTGAtgtcattaatatatacatatacgtattcagagttactaatttatttataatataattttaaaaattaaaaatattcgtataatttTAATCGTGCATTTTATTCCGgtataatgtaaatgtttacCTTTATGAGACCTGTCGCCTGCCATTTGTCGATAAACGCGTAAAGTCCAACACCGATCAGTAAGCCGCCGAATAgctgaaaaattataattcattaaaacaataagGTCTTACCGGACAAATTTGGGCAATTTTCCgcgattatattatagttaaaatatcgTAGTGCACAAGCGTGTGCAAGCTCAGGTGCACTATTTGTTCCCTTGATCTCACAGTCAGAAGGGATAGCAATCCTGGTCATCAAGATTTTCATTATCGACTTACTAACTCGcaaattttacagaaaaatcCAAGAAGTATTCGATGCAATTCAGAATTTGaacatattactatatatttaacgGCCTTATAAGGGAGCTATAGGTTCATTTGGGGGGAGAGGGGATTAACTTTAACCAATTGGTAGTGACATTTTATTCATTCTACAGTAATACTTTG is a window from the Vanessa atalanta chromosome 23, ilVanAtal1.2, whole genome shotgun sequence genome containing:
- the LOC125073215 gene encoding tetraspanin-33-like isoform X2, whose product is MHRRRGPNFTYVSGCVKYMIFVLNFIFWLFGGLLIGVGLYAFIDKWQATGLIKLDTVYDVMLNISLLIALLGGVVFIVSFAGCIGALRENTCLLKFYSLCLLILFLVEMGGAVCGFVFPRSLHGLLELSFTERVVHAYRDDPDLQNFIDFAQSDFHCCGLTSDGYMDWSKNEYFNCSSPSVERCGVPFSCCINATDISSGLVNIMCGYGVQNFPVAEASKRVWTSGCIEIVRSWAERNLYTIASAALGVALSQLFVIYLAKTLEGQIELQKARWQT
- the LOC125073215 gene encoding tetraspanin-33-like isoform X1, translated to MHRRRGPNFTYVSGCVKYMIFVLNFIFWLFGGLLIGVGLYAFIDKWQATGLIKLDTVYDVMLNISLLIALLGGVVFIVSFAGCIGALRENTCLLKFYSLCLLILFLVEMGGAVCGFVFPRSLHGLLELSFTERVVHAYRDDPDLQNFIDFAQSDFHCCGLTSDGYMDWSKNEYFNCSSPSVERCGVPFSCCINATDISSGLVNIMCGYGVQNFPVAEASKRVWTSGCIEIVRSWAERNLYTIASAALGVALSQLFVIYLAKTLEGQIELQKARYENVAKCTPQHHRHR